One part of the Streptococcus sp. oral taxon 431 genome encodes these proteins:
- a CDS encoding ribonuclease HII, whose amino-acid sequence MATIKEIKEELANITELNSPLFKEFETDSRSGVQKEIEKRKKAIQAEIDENLRLEGMLSYEKELYENGISFIAGVDEVGRGPLAGPVVAAAVILPQNCKIKGLNDSKKIPKKKHEEIFQAVKENALAIGIGIMDNHVIDQVNIYEATKLAMREAIYQLEPQPEHLLIDAMKLDLPISQTSIIRGDANSLSIAAASIIAKVTRDKIMANYDEEFPGYDFAQNAGYGTAKHLEGIEKHGVTPIHRTSFEPIKTIVSETSKK is encoded by the coding sequence ATGGCAACGATTAAAGAAATAAAAGAAGAATTAGCAAATATAACCGAACTTAATAGTCCTCTGTTTAAGGAATTTGAAACAGATTCTCGTTCAGGTGTCCAAAAAGAAATTGAAAAGCGCAAAAAAGCTATTCAAGCTGAAATTGATGAAAATCTGCGCTTAGAAGGCATGTTATCTTATGAAAAAGAGCTTTACGAGAATGGAATAAGCTTCATTGCAGGTGTAGATGAGGTTGGACGTGGTCCGCTAGCTGGTCCAGTGGTGGCTGCTGCAGTGATTTTACCTCAAAATTGTAAAATTAAAGGTTTAAATGACAGTAAAAAAATTCCTAAGAAAAAACACGAGGAGATTTTTCAGGCTGTCAAAGAGAATGCCCTAGCAATCGGTATTGGGATTATGGACAATCATGTCATTGACCAAGTCAATATCTACGAAGCGACGAAACTAGCCATGAGGGAAGCTATTTATCAGCTTGAGCCTCAACCAGAGCACCTCTTGATTGATGCTATGAAGTTGGACTTGCCGATTTCTCAGACATCCATCATAAGAGGGGATGCGAACTCCTTATCTATTGCAGCAGCATCGATTATAGCTAAAGTTACCAGAGATAAGATCATGGCTAACTATGACGAAGAATTTCCAGGCTATGATTTTGCTCAAAATGCTGGCTATGGAACTGCTAAGCATCTAGAAGGAATTGAAAAGCACGGTGTCACACCTATTCATCGCACCAGTTTTGAACCGATTAAAACGATCGTTTCAGAAACTAGTAAAAAATAA
- the imm40 gene encoding Imm40 family immunity protein — MKQYFENTNKRGIDQRDLGIDAYAYDYSVIPDLLDNLKANNQIILGGDVFCYKNGQLTHTYDNWYYEKQDPTIDSRKSIFQTEKYISNYVKNHGEHYYFSIVLDN; from the coding sequence ATTTCGAGAATACAAATAAAAGAGGAATCGATCAACGTGACTTAGGGATTGATGCATATGCTTATGATTATTCAGTAATCCCAGACTTACTTGATAATCTCAAAGCCAATAATCAAATTATACTAGGTGGGGATGTTTTTTGCTACAAGAATGGCCAATTGACACATACTTATGATAATTGGTATTACGAAAAACAAGATCCAACTATTGATAGCAGGAAATCCATTTTCCAAACAGAAAAGTATATCAGCAACTATGTAAAAAATCATGGTGAACACTATTATTTTTCAATCGTTTTAGACAATTAG
- the ylqF gene encoding ribosome biogenesis GTPase YlqF, which translates to MATIQWFPGHMSKARRQVQENLKFVDFVTVLVDARLPLSSQNPMLTKIIGDKPRLLILNKADLADPALTKEWRQHFESQGIQTLAINSKEQITVKVVTDAAKKLMADKIARQKERGIQIETLRTMIIGIPNAGKSTLMNRLAGKKIAVVGNKPGVTKGQQWLKTNKDLEILDTPGILWPKFEDETVALKLALTGAIKDQLLPMDEVTIFGLNYFKTHYPEKLQERFKQMNLDDEAPEIIMDMTRILGFRDDYDRFYNLFVKEVRDGKLGNYTLDTLEDLNGND; encoded by the coding sequence ATGGCAACTATTCAATGGTTTCCTGGACATATGTCCAAGGCGCGTCGTCAGGTTCAGGAAAATTTAAAATTCGTTGATTTTGTGACAGTTTTAGTAGATGCACGTTTGCCCTTGTCAAGTCAAAATCCGATGCTGACGAAAATCATCGGAGATAAACCAAGACTATTGATTTTGAACAAGGCAGACCTAGCAGACCCAGCATTAACAAAAGAATGGCGTCAGCATTTTGAATCACAAGGCATTCAAACACTGGCAATCAATTCTAAAGAGCAAATTACGGTAAAAGTCGTAACGGACGCTGCTAAGAAACTCATGGCAGATAAGATAGCTCGTCAAAAGGAACGTGGGATTCAAATCGAAACCTTACGTACCATGATAATCGGGATTCCAAACGCTGGTAAATCGACGCTAATGAACCGTTTGGCTGGTAAGAAAATTGCTGTAGTTGGTAACAAGCCAGGTGTGACCAAAGGCCAACAATGGCTCAAAACAAATAAGGATTTGGAAATCTTGGATACTCCAGGGATTCTCTGGCCAAAATTTGAAGATGAAACTGTTGCTCTTAAACTTGCTCTTACAGGAGCGATCAAGGATCAGTTGCTTCCAATGGATGAAGTGACGATTTTCGGACTCAATTACTTTAAAACACATTACCCTGAAAAGCTTCAAGAACGTTTTAAACAAATGAATCTGGACGATGAAGCTCCTGAAATTATCATGGACATGACTCGTATCCTTGGTTTCCGTGATGATTATGATCGCTTTTACAATCTCTTCGTCAAAGAAGTTCGTGATGGAAAACTAGGCAATTATACATTAGATACATTGGAAGACCTCAATGGCAACGATTAA